From Syngnathus scovelli strain Florida chromosome 14, RoL_Ssco_1.2, whole genome shotgun sequence, one genomic window encodes:
- the syt16 gene encoding synaptotagmin-14 isoform X4: MAFDTSGCACARACVCTCGRQLTYVRAPAGHTFLLGPTGSTRMKLEITDKVEKDVRQKKGLDREEGKTFVKKSQKSCEQNTEESPFRRNWRSEENKVVKEKKKLLKVAVKIGVKMKERSHCGGGEEDDMRGALNLTAAPSSDFESCLFVWSDQCVIVCPLFLLQPVTAEAVGFLSVVGVFIAALALVFLFINKMLCFSKVGRTPCMEQEQRRRSGSQRPGLVKSWSVDGSQSSSDSDNQVMKQFEISVSRAHSLRSERQPPRAARCRDNLAGSSERRNANSRPSDCEDDFPPAVTEATAQRNLQEVAPDGTRSPPQHSESPTACEPLMSEDVQVGHRDTANGSTPWTPQDEDTAPPPPTWPSPPRRVSKCCDLLVSLEYRAASEKLLVTVVSARDLPDRRRSGTDNWQVHVVLMPAKKQRHKTSLSRVGSDFGLDFGQTFALTRVETSRLAASALRFRMYALEGRILRRRMMGEKLLPLAGLDQTAGSVDVQLVLVPRGNMESVDSELSLAGDGAWSSHECAELLMGLSYSAATGRMSVEIIKGSRLGSMAAGRPPGMLASSLASLALLSDLFVLLFLCFGSRSSSCSSRWSPGCCRRPCCDDVLVRHICPVDAAQLSGPGDLPLQDVGAACPAQPGVQGDLRLPGSALPAVGRHSHDICLRTAQPQAQGDDRLGCPGPEQQW; the protein is encoded by the exons ATGGCCTTTGACA CTTCAGgctgtgcgtgtgcacgcgcgtgtgtgtgtacgtgcggacGCCAACTGACGTACGTGCGCGCGCCTGCCGGCCACACCTTCCTCCTTGGCCCCACGGGAAGCACACGCATGAAGCTGGAGATAACTGACAAAGTGGAGAAAGACGTGAGACAGAAGAAAGGACTTGACAGAGAAGAGGGCAAGACGTTCGTGAAGAAGAGTCAGAAAAGTTGCGAGCAGAATACAGAGGAGAGCCCATTTCGGAGGAATTGGAGAAGTGAGGAGAACAAAGTtgtgaaggagaaaaaaaagttgttgaaGGTGGCAGTCAAAATTGGTGTGAAAATGAAGGAGAGAAGTCAttgtggaggaggagaagaggacGACATGAGAGGGGCGCTCAACTTGACTGCGGCGCCATCTTCAGATTTTGAAA GTTGTCTGTTTGTGTGGTCTGATCAGTGTGTCATTGTGTgtcccctcttcctcctccaacCAGTCACGGCGGAGGCGGTGGGCTTCCTGTCGGTGGTGGGCGTGTTCATCGCCGCCCTGGCACTTGTCTTCCTCTTCATCAATAAGATGCTCTGCTTCTCCAAAGTGGGCAGAACTccatgcatggagcaggagcAGCGCCGGCGGTCAGGGAGCCAGCGGCCGGGTCTCG TCAAGAGCTGGAGTGTGGATGGCAGCCAATCATCCTCAGACAGCGACAACCAGGTGATGAAGCAGTTTGAGATCTCGGTGTCGCGAGCACACAGTTTGCGTTCGGAGCGGCAGCCTCCGAGAGCGGCCAGATGCCGTGACAACTTGGCTGGCTCGTCGGAGCGACGGAATGCCAACTCTCGCCCGTCCGATTGTGAAG ACGATTTCCCACCGGCCGTCACGGAGGCGACCGCTCAACGCAACCTTCAGGAAGTGGCGCCAGATGGAACTCGGTCACCGCCGCAGCACTCAGAGAGCCCAACCGCCTGCGAACCGTTAATGTCAGAGGACGTGCAGGTGGGGCACCGGGACACGGCCAACGGCTCCACCCCGTGGACGCCTCAG GACGAagacaccgccccgccgccgccCACCTGGCCATCCCCTCCACGACGCGTCTCTAAGTGCTGCGACCTGCTGGTCTCCCTGGAGTACCGAGCAGCCAGCGAGAAGCTGCTGGTCACAGTGGTGTCGGCACGAGACCTTCCCGACCGACGGCGGAGCGGGACGGACAACTGGCAGGTGCACGTCGTCCTCATGCCGGCCAAGAAGCAGAGACACAAGACCTCGCTCAGTCGGGTGGGCTCCGACTTTGGTCTGGACTTTGGCCAGACCTTCGCCCTGACGCGGGTTGAGACCTCCCGGTTGGCGGCGTCGGCGCTCCGCTTCCGCATGTACGCCCTGGAAGGCAGAATACTCCGGCGGCGGATGATGGGCGAGAAGCTTCTgcccctggccggcctggaccaGACGGCGGGATCTGTCGATGTGCAACTGGTGCTGGTGCCTCGCGGCAACATGGAG AGCGTGGACTCAGAGCTGAGCCTGGCCGGTGATGGCGCCTGGTCCTCGCATGAATGCGCCGAGCTCCTGATGGGCTTGTCCTACAGCGCTGCCACTGGGAGGATGTCGGTGGAGATCATCAAGGGCAGCCGCTTGGGGAGCATGGCCGCCGGCAGACCTCCGGGTATGTTGGCCTCCTCCTTGGCCTCCTTGGCGTTGCTCTCTGACCTCTTTGTcttgttgtttttgtgctttGGGTCACGTTCATCGTCATGTTCTTCACGGTGGTCTCCCGGGTGTTGTCGGCGACCGTGTTGTGACGATGTTCTCGTTAGACACATTTGCCCGGTTGACGCTGCTCAACTCAGTGGGCCGGGAGATCTCCCGCTGCAAGACGTCGGTGCGGCGTGCCCAGCCCAACCCGGTGTTCAAGGAGACCTTCGTCTTCCAGGTAGCGCTCTTCCAGCTGTCGGACGTCACTCTCATGACATCTGTCTACGGACGGCGCAGCCTCAAGCGCAAGGAGATGATCGGCTGGGCTGCCCTGGGCCAGAACAGCAGTGGTGA
- the syt16 gene encoding synaptotagmin-14 isoform X3: MAFDTSGCACARACVCTCGRQLTYVRAPAGHTFLLGPTGSTRMKLEITDKVEKDVRQKKGLDREEGKTFVKKSQKSCEQNTEESPFRRNWRSEENKVVKEKKKLLKVAVKIGVKMKERSHCGGGEEDDMRGALNLTAAPSSDFESCLFVWSDQCVIVCPLFLLQPVTAEAVGFLSVVGVFIAALALVFLFINKMLCFSKVGRTPCMEQEQRRRSGSQRPGLVKSWSVDGSQSSSDSDNQVMKQFEISVSRAHSLRSERQPPRAARCRDNLAGSSERRNANSRPSDCEDDFPPAVTEATAQRNLQEVAPDGTRSPPQHSESPTACEPLMSEDVQVGHRDTANGSTPWTPQVLSRSTRKEEPGAGPGVSCAPFVLPAQDEDTAPPPPTWPSPPRRVSKCCDLLVSLEYRAASEKLLVTVVSARDLPDRRRSGTDNWQVHVVLMPAKKQRHKTSLSRVGSDFGLDFGQTFALTRVETSRLAASALRFRMYALEGRILRRRMMGEKLLPLAGLDQTAGSVDVQLVLVPRGNMESVDSELSLAGDGAWSSHECAELLMGLSYSAATGRMSVEIIKGSRLGSMAAGRPPDTFARLTLLNSVGREISRCKTSVRRAQPNPVFKETFVFQVALFQLSDVTLMTSVYGRRSLKRKEMIGWAALGQNSSGEEERLHWRDMKEAHGTQVCRWHVLLDA; encoded by the exons ATGGCCTTTGACA CTTCAGgctgtgcgtgtgcacgcgcgtgtgtgtgtacgtgcggacGCCAACTGACGTACGTGCGCGCGCCTGCCGGCCACACCTTCCTCCTTGGCCCCACGGGAAGCACACGCATGAAGCTGGAGATAACTGACAAAGTGGAGAAAGACGTGAGACAGAAGAAAGGACTTGACAGAGAAGAGGGCAAGACGTTCGTGAAGAAGAGTCAGAAAAGTTGCGAGCAGAATACAGAGGAGAGCCCATTTCGGAGGAATTGGAGAAGTGAGGAGAACAAAGTtgtgaaggagaaaaaaaagttgttgaaGGTGGCAGTCAAAATTGGTGTGAAAATGAAGGAGAGAAGTCAttgtggaggaggagaagaggacGACATGAGAGGGGCGCTCAACTTGACTGCGGCGCCATCTTCAGATTTTGAAA GTTGTCTGTTTGTGTGGTCTGATCAGTGTGTCATTGTGTgtcccctcttcctcctccaacCAGTCACGGCGGAGGCGGTGGGCTTCCTGTCGGTGGTGGGCGTGTTCATCGCCGCCCTGGCACTTGTCTTCCTCTTCATCAATAAGATGCTCTGCTTCTCCAAAGTGGGCAGAACTccatgcatggagcaggagcAGCGCCGGCGGTCAGGGAGCCAGCGGCCGGGTCTCG TCAAGAGCTGGAGTGTGGATGGCAGCCAATCATCCTCAGACAGCGACAACCAGGTGATGAAGCAGTTTGAGATCTCGGTGTCGCGAGCACACAGTTTGCGTTCGGAGCGGCAGCCTCCGAGAGCGGCCAGATGCCGTGACAACTTGGCTGGCTCGTCGGAGCGACGGAATGCCAACTCTCGCCCGTCCGATTGTGAAG ACGATTTCCCACCGGCCGTCACGGAGGCGACCGCTCAACGCAACCTTCAGGAAGTGGCGCCAGATGGAACTCGGTCACCGCCGCAGCACTCAGAGAGCCCAACCGCCTGCGAACCGTTAATGTCAGAGGACGTGCAGGTGGGGCACCGGGACACGGCCAACGGCTCCACCCCGTGGACGCCTCAG GTCCTGTCGCGGTCAACCAGAAAAGAAGAGCCAGGGGCCGGTCCAGGTGTCAGCTGCGCTCCCTTTGTGTTGCCTGCCCAGGACGAagacaccgccccgccgccgccCACCTGGCCATCCCCTCCACGACGCGTCTCTAAGTGCTGCGACCTGCTGGTCTCCCTGGAGTACCGAGCAGCCAGCGAGAAGCTGCTGGTCACAGTGGTGTCGGCACGAGACCTTCCCGACCGACGGCGGAGCGGGACGGACAACTGGCAGGTGCACGTCGTCCTCATGCCGGCCAAGAAGCAGAGACACAAGACCTCGCTCAGTCGGGTGGGCTCCGACTTTGGTCTGGACTTTGGCCAGACCTTCGCCCTGACGCGGGTTGAGACCTCCCGGTTGGCGGCGTCGGCGCTCCGCTTCCGCATGTACGCCCTGGAAGGCAGAATACTCCGGCGGCGGATGATGGGCGAGAAGCTTCTgcccctggccggcctggaccaGACGGCGGGATCTGTCGATGTGCAACTGGTGCTGGTGCCTCGCGGCAACATGGAG AGCGTGGACTCAGAGCTGAGCCTGGCCGGTGATGGCGCCTGGTCCTCGCATGAATGCGCCGAGCTCCTGATGGGCTTGTCCTACAGCGCTGCCACTGGGAGGATGTCGGTGGAGATCATCAAGGGCAGCCGCTTGGGGAGCATGGCCGCCGGCAGACCTCCGG ACACATTTGCCCGGTTGACGCTGCTCAACTCAGTGGGCCGGGAGATCTCCCGCTGCAAGACGTCGGTGCGGCGTGCCCAGCCCAACCCGGTGTTCAAGGAGACCTTCGTCTTCCAGGTAGCGCTCTTCCAGCTGTCGGACGTCACTCTCATGACATCTGTCTACGGACGGCGCAGCCTCAAGCGCAAGGAGATGATCGGCTGGGCTGCCCTGGGCCAGAACAGCAGTGGTGAGGAGGAGCGCCTTCACTGGAGGGACATGAAGGAGGCGCACGGGACGCAGGTGTGCAGGTGGCACGTCCTTCTGGATGCCTGA
- the syt16 gene encoding synaptotagmin-14 isoform X5: MAFDTSGCACARACVCTCGRQLTYVRAPAGHTFLLGPTGSTRMKLEITDKVEKDVRQKKGLDREEGKTFVKKSQKSCEQNTEESPFRRNWRSEENKVVKEKKKLLKVAVKIGVKMKERSHCGGGEEDDMRGALNLTAAPSSDFESCLFVWSDQCVIVCPLFLLQPVTAEAVGFLSVVGVFIAALALVFLFINKMLCFSKVGRTPCMEQEQRRRSGSQRPGLVKSWSVDGSQSSSDSDNQVMKQFEISVSRAHSLRSERQPPRAARCRDNLAGSSERRNANSRPSDCEDDFPPAVTEATAQRNLQEVAPDGTRSPPQHSESPTACEPLMSEDVQVGHRDTANGSTPWTPQVLSRSTRKEEPGAGPGVSCAPFVLPAQDEDTAPPPPTWPSPPRRVSKCCDLLVSLEYRAASEKLLVTVVSARDLPDRRRSGTDNWQVHVVLMPAKKQRHKTSLSRVGSDFGLDFGQTFALTRVETSRLAASALRFRMYALEGRILRRRMMGEKLLPLAGLDQTAGSVDVQLVLVPRGNMESVDSELSLAGDGAWSSHECAELLMGLSYSAATGRMSVEIIKGSRLGSMAAGRPPGSALPAVGRHSHDICLRTAQPQAQGDDRLGCPGPEQQW, from the exons ATGGCCTTTGACA CTTCAGgctgtgcgtgtgcacgcgcgtgtgtgtgtacgtgcggacGCCAACTGACGTACGTGCGCGCGCCTGCCGGCCACACCTTCCTCCTTGGCCCCACGGGAAGCACACGCATGAAGCTGGAGATAACTGACAAAGTGGAGAAAGACGTGAGACAGAAGAAAGGACTTGACAGAGAAGAGGGCAAGACGTTCGTGAAGAAGAGTCAGAAAAGTTGCGAGCAGAATACAGAGGAGAGCCCATTTCGGAGGAATTGGAGAAGTGAGGAGAACAAAGTtgtgaaggagaaaaaaaagttgttgaaGGTGGCAGTCAAAATTGGTGTGAAAATGAAGGAGAGAAGTCAttgtggaggaggagaagaggacGACATGAGAGGGGCGCTCAACTTGACTGCGGCGCCATCTTCAGATTTTGAAA GTTGTCTGTTTGTGTGGTCTGATCAGTGTGTCATTGTGTgtcccctcttcctcctccaacCAGTCACGGCGGAGGCGGTGGGCTTCCTGTCGGTGGTGGGCGTGTTCATCGCCGCCCTGGCACTTGTCTTCCTCTTCATCAATAAGATGCTCTGCTTCTCCAAAGTGGGCAGAACTccatgcatggagcaggagcAGCGCCGGCGGTCAGGGAGCCAGCGGCCGGGTCTCG TCAAGAGCTGGAGTGTGGATGGCAGCCAATCATCCTCAGACAGCGACAACCAGGTGATGAAGCAGTTTGAGATCTCGGTGTCGCGAGCACACAGTTTGCGTTCGGAGCGGCAGCCTCCGAGAGCGGCCAGATGCCGTGACAACTTGGCTGGCTCGTCGGAGCGACGGAATGCCAACTCTCGCCCGTCCGATTGTGAAG ACGATTTCCCACCGGCCGTCACGGAGGCGACCGCTCAACGCAACCTTCAGGAAGTGGCGCCAGATGGAACTCGGTCACCGCCGCAGCACTCAGAGAGCCCAACCGCCTGCGAACCGTTAATGTCAGAGGACGTGCAGGTGGGGCACCGGGACACGGCCAACGGCTCCACCCCGTGGACGCCTCAG GTCCTGTCGCGGTCAACCAGAAAAGAAGAGCCAGGGGCCGGTCCAGGTGTCAGCTGCGCTCCCTTTGTGTTGCCTGCCCAGGACGAagacaccgccccgccgccgccCACCTGGCCATCCCCTCCACGACGCGTCTCTAAGTGCTGCGACCTGCTGGTCTCCCTGGAGTACCGAGCAGCCAGCGAGAAGCTGCTGGTCACAGTGGTGTCGGCACGAGACCTTCCCGACCGACGGCGGAGCGGGACGGACAACTGGCAGGTGCACGTCGTCCTCATGCCGGCCAAGAAGCAGAGACACAAGACCTCGCTCAGTCGGGTGGGCTCCGACTTTGGTCTGGACTTTGGCCAGACCTTCGCCCTGACGCGGGTTGAGACCTCCCGGTTGGCGGCGTCGGCGCTCCGCTTCCGCATGTACGCCCTGGAAGGCAGAATACTCCGGCGGCGGATGATGGGCGAGAAGCTTCTgcccctggccggcctggaccaGACGGCGGGATCTGTCGATGTGCAACTGGTGCTGGTGCCTCGCGGCAACATGGAG AGCGTGGACTCAGAGCTGAGCCTGGCCGGTGATGGCGCCTGGTCCTCGCATGAATGCGCCGAGCTCCTGATGGGCTTGTCCTACAGCGCTGCCACTGGGAGGATGTCGGTGGAGATCATCAAGGGCAGCCGCTTGGGGAGCATGGCCGCCGGCAGACCTCCGG GTAGCGCTCTTCCAGCTGTCGGACGTCACTCTCATGACATCTGTCTACGGACGGCGCAGCCTCAAGCGCAAGGAGATGATCGGCTGGGCTGCCCTGGGCCAGAACAGCAGTGGTGA
- the syt16 gene encoding synaptotagmin-14 isoform X2, with the protein MAFDTSGCACARACVCTCGRQLTYVRAPAGHTFLLGPTGSTRMKLEITDKVEKDVRQKKGLDREEGKTFVKKSQKSCEQNTEESPFRRNWRSEENKVVKEKKKLLKVAVKIGVKMKERSHCGGGEEDDMRGALNLTAAPSSDFEITAEAVGFLSVVGVFIAALALVFLFINKMLCFSKVGRTPCMEQEQRRRSGSQRPGLVKSWSVDGSQSSSDSDNQVMKQFEISVSRAHSLRSERQPPRAARCRDNLAGSSERRNANSRPSDCEDDFPPAVTEATAQRNLQEVAPDGTRSPPQHSESPTACEPLMSEDVQVGHRDTANGSTPWTPQVLSRSTRKEEPGAGPGVSCAPFVLPAQDEDTAPPPPTWPSPPRRVSKCCDLLVSLEYRAASEKLLVTVVSARDLPDRRRSGTDNWQVHVVLMPAKKQRHKTSLSRVGSDFGLDFGQTFALTRVETSRLAASALRFRMYALEGRILRRRMMGEKLLPLAGLDQTAGSVDVQLVLVPRGNMESVDSELSLAGDGAWSSHECAELLMGLSYSAATGRMSVEIIKGSRLGSMAAGRPPGMLASSLASLALLSDLFVLLFLCFGSRSSSCSSRWSPGCCRRPCCDDVLVRHICPVDAAQLSGPGDLPLQDVGAACPAQPGVQGDLRLPGSALPAVGRHSHDICLRTAQPQAQGDDRLGCPGPEQQW; encoded by the exons ATGGCCTTTGACA CTTCAGgctgtgcgtgtgcacgcgcgtgtgtgtgtacgtgcggacGCCAACTGACGTACGTGCGCGCGCCTGCCGGCCACACCTTCCTCCTTGGCCCCACGGGAAGCACACGCATGAAGCTGGAGATAACTGACAAAGTGGAGAAAGACGTGAGACAGAAGAAAGGACTTGACAGAGAAGAGGGCAAGACGTTCGTGAAGAAGAGTCAGAAAAGTTGCGAGCAGAATACAGAGGAGAGCCCATTTCGGAGGAATTGGAGAAGTGAGGAGAACAAAGTtgtgaaggagaaaaaaaagttgttgaaGGTGGCAGTCAAAATTGGTGTGAAAATGAAGGAGAGAAGTCAttgtggaggaggagaagaggacGACATGAGAGGGGCGCTCAACTTGACTGCGGCGCCATCTTCAGATTTTGAAA TCACGGCGGAGGCGGTGGGCTTCCTGTCGGTGGTGGGCGTGTTCATCGCCGCCCTGGCACTTGTCTTCCTCTTCATCAATAAGATGCTCTGCTTCTCCAAAGTGGGCAGAACTccatgcatggagcaggagcAGCGCCGGCGGTCAGGGAGCCAGCGGCCGGGTCTCG TCAAGAGCTGGAGTGTGGATGGCAGCCAATCATCCTCAGACAGCGACAACCAGGTGATGAAGCAGTTTGAGATCTCGGTGTCGCGAGCACACAGTTTGCGTTCGGAGCGGCAGCCTCCGAGAGCGGCCAGATGCCGTGACAACTTGGCTGGCTCGTCGGAGCGACGGAATGCCAACTCTCGCCCGTCCGATTGTGAAG ACGATTTCCCACCGGCCGTCACGGAGGCGACCGCTCAACGCAACCTTCAGGAAGTGGCGCCAGATGGAACTCGGTCACCGCCGCAGCACTCAGAGAGCCCAACCGCCTGCGAACCGTTAATGTCAGAGGACGTGCAGGTGGGGCACCGGGACACGGCCAACGGCTCCACCCCGTGGACGCCTCAG GTCCTGTCGCGGTCAACCAGAAAAGAAGAGCCAGGGGCCGGTCCAGGTGTCAGCTGCGCTCCCTTTGTGTTGCCTGCCCAGGACGAagacaccgccccgccgccgccCACCTGGCCATCCCCTCCACGACGCGTCTCTAAGTGCTGCGACCTGCTGGTCTCCCTGGAGTACCGAGCAGCCAGCGAGAAGCTGCTGGTCACAGTGGTGTCGGCACGAGACCTTCCCGACCGACGGCGGAGCGGGACGGACAACTGGCAGGTGCACGTCGTCCTCATGCCGGCCAAGAAGCAGAGACACAAGACCTCGCTCAGTCGGGTGGGCTCCGACTTTGGTCTGGACTTTGGCCAGACCTTCGCCCTGACGCGGGTTGAGACCTCCCGGTTGGCGGCGTCGGCGCTCCGCTTCCGCATGTACGCCCTGGAAGGCAGAATACTCCGGCGGCGGATGATGGGCGAGAAGCTTCTgcccctggccggcctggaccaGACGGCGGGATCTGTCGATGTGCAACTGGTGCTGGTGCCTCGCGGCAACATGGAG AGCGTGGACTCAGAGCTGAGCCTGGCCGGTGATGGCGCCTGGTCCTCGCATGAATGCGCCGAGCTCCTGATGGGCTTGTCCTACAGCGCTGCCACTGGGAGGATGTCGGTGGAGATCATCAAGGGCAGCCGCTTGGGGAGCATGGCCGCCGGCAGACCTCCGGGTATGTTGGCCTCCTCCTTGGCCTCCTTGGCGTTGCTCTCTGACCTCTTTGTcttgttgtttttgtgctttGGGTCACGTTCATCGTCATGTTCTTCACGGTGGTCTCCCGGGTGTTGTCGGCGACCGTGTTGTGACGATGTTCTCGTTAGACACATTTGCCCGGTTGACGCTGCTCAACTCAGTGGGCCGGGAGATCTCCCGCTGCAAGACGTCGGTGCGGCGTGCCCAGCCCAACCCGGTGTTCAAGGAGACCTTCGTCTTCCAGGTAGCGCTCTTCCAGCTGTCGGACGTCACTCTCATGACATCTGTCTACGGACGGCGCAGCCTCAAGCGCAAGGAGATGATCGGCTGGGCTGCCCTGGGCCAGAACAGCAGTGGTGA
- the syt16 gene encoding synaptotagmin-14 isoform X1 produces MAFDTSGCACARACVCTCGRQLTYVRAPAGHTFLLGPTGSTRMKLEITDKVEKDVRQKKGLDREEGKTFVKKSQKSCEQNTEESPFRRNWRSEENKVVKEKKKLLKVAVKIGVKMKERSHCGGGEEDDMRGALNLTAAPSSDFESCLFVWSDQCVIVCPLFLLQPVTAEAVGFLSVVGVFIAALALVFLFINKMLCFSKVGRTPCMEQEQRRRSGSQRPGLVKSWSVDGSQSSSDSDNQVMKQFEISVSRAHSLRSERQPPRAARCRDNLAGSSERRNANSRPSDCEDDFPPAVTEATAQRNLQEVAPDGTRSPPQHSESPTACEPLMSEDVQVGHRDTANGSTPWTPQVLSRSTRKEEPGAGPGVSCAPFVLPAQDEDTAPPPPTWPSPPRRVSKCCDLLVSLEYRAASEKLLVTVVSARDLPDRRRSGTDNWQVHVVLMPAKKQRHKTSLSRVGSDFGLDFGQTFALTRVETSRLAASALRFRMYALEGRILRRRMMGEKLLPLAGLDQTAGSVDVQLVLVPRGNMESVDSELSLAGDGAWSSHECAELLMGLSYSAATGRMSVEIIKGSRLGSMAAGRPPGMLASSLASLALLSDLFVLLFLCFGSRSSSCSSRWSPGCCRRPCCDDVLVRHICPVDAAQLSGPGDLPLQDVGAACPAQPGVQGDLRLPGSALPAVGRHSHDICLRTAQPQAQGDDRLGCPGPEQQW; encoded by the exons ATGGCCTTTGACA CTTCAGgctgtgcgtgtgcacgcgcgtgtgtgtgtacgtgcggacGCCAACTGACGTACGTGCGCGCGCCTGCCGGCCACACCTTCCTCCTTGGCCCCACGGGAAGCACACGCATGAAGCTGGAGATAACTGACAAAGTGGAGAAAGACGTGAGACAGAAGAAAGGACTTGACAGAGAAGAGGGCAAGACGTTCGTGAAGAAGAGTCAGAAAAGTTGCGAGCAGAATACAGAGGAGAGCCCATTTCGGAGGAATTGGAGAAGTGAGGAGAACAAAGTtgtgaaggagaaaaaaaagttgttgaaGGTGGCAGTCAAAATTGGTGTGAAAATGAAGGAGAGAAGTCAttgtggaggaggagaagaggacGACATGAGAGGGGCGCTCAACTTGACTGCGGCGCCATCTTCAGATTTTGAAA GTTGTCTGTTTGTGTGGTCTGATCAGTGTGTCATTGTGTgtcccctcttcctcctccaacCAGTCACGGCGGAGGCGGTGGGCTTCCTGTCGGTGGTGGGCGTGTTCATCGCCGCCCTGGCACTTGTCTTCCTCTTCATCAATAAGATGCTCTGCTTCTCCAAAGTGGGCAGAACTccatgcatggagcaggagcAGCGCCGGCGGTCAGGGAGCCAGCGGCCGGGTCTCG TCAAGAGCTGGAGTGTGGATGGCAGCCAATCATCCTCAGACAGCGACAACCAGGTGATGAAGCAGTTTGAGATCTCGGTGTCGCGAGCACACAGTTTGCGTTCGGAGCGGCAGCCTCCGAGAGCGGCCAGATGCCGTGACAACTTGGCTGGCTCGTCGGAGCGACGGAATGCCAACTCTCGCCCGTCCGATTGTGAAG ACGATTTCCCACCGGCCGTCACGGAGGCGACCGCTCAACGCAACCTTCAGGAAGTGGCGCCAGATGGAACTCGGTCACCGCCGCAGCACTCAGAGAGCCCAACCGCCTGCGAACCGTTAATGTCAGAGGACGTGCAGGTGGGGCACCGGGACACGGCCAACGGCTCCACCCCGTGGACGCCTCAG GTCCTGTCGCGGTCAACCAGAAAAGAAGAGCCAGGGGCCGGTCCAGGTGTCAGCTGCGCTCCCTTTGTGTTGCCTGCCCAGGACGAagacaccgccccgccgccgccCACCTGGCCATCCCCTCCACGACGCGTCTCTAAGTGCTGCGACCTGCTGGTCTCCCTGGAGTACCGAGCAGCCAGCGAGAAGCTGCTGGTCACAGTGGTGTCGGCACGAGACCTTCCCGACCGACGGCGGAGCGGGACGGACAACTGGCAGGTGCACGTCGTCCTCATGCCGGCCAAGAAGCAGAGACACAAGACCTCGCTCAGTCGGGTGGGCTCCGACTTTGGTCTGGACTTTGGCCAGACCTTCGCCCTGACGCGGGTTGAGACCTCCCGGTTGGCGGCGTCGGCGCTCCGCTTCCGCATGTACGCCCTGGAAGGCAGAATACTCCGGCGGCGGATGATGGGCGAGAAGCTTCTgcccctggccggcctggaccaGACGGCGGGATCTGTCGATGTGCAACTGGTGCTGGTGCCTCGCGGCAACATGGAG AGCGTGGACTCAGAGCTGAGCCTGGCCGGTGATGGCGCCTGGTCCTCGCATGAATGCGCCGAGCTCCTGATGGGCTTGTCCTACAGCGCTGCCACTGGGAGGATGTCGGTGGAGATCATCAAGGGCAGCCGCTTGGGGAGCATGGCCGCCGGCAGACCTCCGGGTATGTTGGCCTCCTCCTTGGCCTCCTTGGCGTTGCTCTCTGACCTCTTTGTcttgttgtttttgtgctttGGGTCACGTTCATCGTCATGTTCTTCACGGTGGTCTCCCGGGTGTTGTCGGCGACCGTGTTGTGACGATGTTCTCGTTAGACACATTTGCCCGGTTGACGCTGCTCAACTCAGTGGGCCGGGAGATCTCCCGCTGCAAGACGTCGGTGCGGCGTGCCCAGCCCAACCCGGTGTTCAAGGAGACCTTCGTCTTCCAGGTAGCGCTCTTCCAGCTGTCGGACGTCACTCTCATGACATCTGTCTACGGACGGCGCAGCCTCAAGCGCAAGGAGATGATCGGCTGGGCTGCCCTGGGCCAGAACAGCAGTGGTGA